The sequence below is a genomic window from Nostoc flagelliforme CCNUN1.
GAAGGCGCAATATGGTATAATCCGGCGCAAATTCTAGCTTCTTGCTCCTACTACTGTGTCTGAAATCGAAATTATAAAAGCTTTTGCAGATATAAAAGACCCGCGTCGCCGTGCCGGACAGCGACATAATCTCCCATTATGCCTAGCGCTGTTCACATTGGCGATCGCCGCAGGAAATAAAGGATTTTTAGCAATTGGAGATTGGATTTCAAGCTACCGCGAGGAGTTGATTGACCTTTTTAAACCTACAAAAAATAGGCTACCTTCTTACAGTACAGTGCGTCGTACTTTATTACACATAAATTATGAGCAATATTCGCTATGCCTTGCGAATTTCTTGTCCCCAATCACAGTGGCTTAAAAAATTATATATAAACTTTTGTAATAAATTTGAAACTTCTGCGAAAAATTTGAGTTTTGGGCTAATATCATAATATCATAAATGTAAGCAGTTCAAGAGGCAAATATGGCAAGCTTATCTAATCCCGCACTGCAAATCGATCTTCTTACAGGCACGTCAAATGCTAATGTTACTGCAACGGTCAGGGTTACACTCGATCAGTTGGACACCTTTCTTCTTAGTGGAGGGCTTACTTTACAACTTTCATCTAAACTAGTTGGAGACGACTCCGGCCTTACCGGAGCAGATGATGACTTATTCTTCTTTCCAAGTCAAAACATTACCAATACAGGGATTTACACCTTTCAATCAACGGTGAGTCTTGGAACTCTTGATGAAGATAACGGTGGAGACGAGGTATTTGCCAATTTTAACCTTAAAAGCCTAAATAATATTTTCCCACTCAATACATCAGTTAACAGCCCTAACATTGAAGGGAGTTTTTAATTAACTGACAAAACTCAAAAAACATATAGCAATCCGAATTAAAGTGTAAGAAAATCAGATGAGTAAAAGTACGTTTTTATAAGCTTTTCAGCTTTTTGATTTCTCACAAATTATTTAGGATTGCTATAGAAAACAGGGCTAACGAGCCTATACCCTAACGGTCAAGCCTAATAACATAGGCCAATTACGGGAATTGATGAATAATTCTGAGGACTGTTCACAGGATAACGATTAGCCTATTACTCCCAAGCAGCACCAAAATTGCATATTCGTTCTTGAAAATCATTTATGGCGATCGCTGTGGAGAATTATCTTTCTTAGGTGCGGAAGTTGTGTCAGTACAAAACGAAAGGAATCATTTTCCCAAATTGGGAATGGAAGAATCATAGGGTTTTACAAACCCCCAAAAGCCTCACAAACCATAACTGGTAATAGTTTGAGGGAGCTTTGCCTAGTTTGGCGAGGGTTGATTATTATTCACAAGATAACAATTAGCCTATTAGTCCCTAGCAGCACCAAAATTTGCATATTCACTAGAACTCTTGCATAAATATTTTGTGGTACAATTGAGGGTTGTTTTTCTCTCTATTTGAGGTGGTGAAAATATCATTAACATACTAAGCTTTTTGATTGGAGTATGAGCTAGCGATCGCTAGCTAAAAAAAATGGCAGCCAACACCGTTTCAGTTATTAACTAATTACTGAAATAATTTAATTAATTTGATTTTTTAGTCAACTTATAGTGCTAATTCGTGATTATAAACTCCCGCAATTAAATTTGACCTTAACCCAAAACGTCGATGACGATTTCGATATCTATCAGACAAAATTTTAAATATCTTTAGAGGATGTTTGAAAAGTCTTCTTGTCGGTGTCAAAAGTTCTAGATCCCCCCTAACCCACGCCACTTGCTTCTCCCTTGGCGCTAGCCTCTCCCTTTGGGAGAAGGAGAGACGCTGCAAGAACAAGTCGGGAAACCCGCCAACGCAGTGGCTCCCCGATATATTGGGGGACTTTGATTCCGGTTCATAAGGGGAGCCAGCGCGGTGAAGCAGTGTGGTCTTGGGGGTTTCCCCCATGAACAACTGCACCAAACTGAAGGCTCTTGGGGTTTCCTCAACTGGAGCGATTGGCGTGGGTTAGGGAGGATCTAAAAGTGTCTAGAGTTACAGCGAAACACTTTTCAAACAACCTCTTAGACGACGATTTACGTGTTCAACAACAATTCTTAATCGATTGAGTTCCCGATTATATTTCTTCTGTTCTTTCGTCAACTTTTTATTTTTTGTTTTTTTAATCGGTGTTTCACCGCCAGTCGCTCATGGGGGAAACCCCCAAGACCGCGCTGGCTCACTTAATTGATGAATTTTATTCATTCCTTGGTAGCCTTTATCCGCTATTACTTTGAGTAATTCTCCAAATTTTATCCCACTGCTTTTAAATAGCTTAAAATCATGAATTCTTCCCTGACCATGCCCTAAACAGATGATTTGACTACTTTTTTGATGGATAATTACCTGGGTTTTTAAAGTGTGAACTAAGAGTTTACCGCTAAAAAATCTTTTTTGGCCAATTGAATAGTCTTTCGATTGGGCTTTCCATCACATCCATCACAACTAAATCTTCATGTGATGACATCTTTAATAACTCTTTTTTCCCTGGCAAGCTAAACTTTCTTGAACTGATGAGAATATTTTCAATTTTATAAACTGTTCGACAAACTGCTGACTCTGAAAGTCCCCAATCCAATCCAATGTGATAGTGGTATTGAGCCGAGATACGTGTAAAAACCTGCAAGATGGTCTGAAAAGCCTTGCTGTATATAAGTTTAAGCGTTTTCGAGGCGAAAGTAGGATTTTGCCTGAAGATACTTGCAGTCTGAGGGTCAATAATTGCTTTTCGCCTACCACAGGGAATTATAAATACTCTGTGGTAGGATGCTCTCAATTTGGCTACAAACCTTTCTATACAAGAGTTGTAGACCATTAAAGGCAAAAGATGGTCAAAGTCCTTGCTGTAAAACCTGTAAATAAAATTAATAAATACTCCTGTTTTTGTAGCGATACATACACAAGATTTGCGCTTACCTGTAAATTTTACGTAAAAAATCCTGAAACCTCTATATAGCAAGAGTTTTCAGACCATCTTGCAGGTTTTTACACGTATCTGATACTGTTGGCGAATGTAATACATAGTTGTATTTTACAGGATTACGTAGGTTCAAACCTTCAATCTGTCGTTGCGGCTTTTGTTGTAACACTTTTGTTTATGCGTTTGTAACACTTTCGCCAACAGTATCCGTATCTCGGCTCAATACCTAATTCCTCTTAAAGCTAAAATTCAAAATACCAATGTCACCGCAGATTATAAAGACGGCATTTTGAATTTGACACTGCCAAAAACTGACCAAGAAAAGAACAAAGTTGTCAAGGTTAATTTAGAATAACCTGCTGCATAGTCTGAAACTTCTCTACCTCCAATGATTGATTGAGATAGCTAAAAGCCCAGCCATCTCATAACTGGGCTTTTTTGTAACAATTGCCTGTGAGGGTTGGTTTTCCTCTCTACGAAACGCCAAAGGCGAACGCTTGAATTTAGTAGGCTGGGCAATCGCTTGCGTTGGCGTTCGCGGAGCGTCTTGTAGAGAAGCCCGCCTTCGGCATCGCTTGTAGTTGATAGGGGCGATCAGCTACGCTCTTGCGATTACGCTATCGCTCGTAAGGCTGAACACCTTATTTAGATAGCAGGATTTTTTAATTGAAAGGTTCCTGATTCGTAGTCACTTAAAGATGGGTATTGAATAGGCAGTGTAGTTTCCAAACTCAGCAGACGTTGGCGATATTGTTCCAAATATGCTCTCCGTTGTTCCTCATCTCCACGCGCTACTGCATACGCGACAAACGGCGGCAGCACATCAAAGGCTACACCCGGATTTCTCACAAGACTTTAGAAAAGAGGGGTCAAAAACTGCCAGAATGTATGTTGCAAAAGAATTCTAGCAGTTTTAAGTATGACCCCAAATAAAAACGATTGTATACCGGAACAGTTCAGATTTGGACTAGTAAAATCATGTCCAGTTGTAGTTAATTTCAATGGTGAGCCTGTAACATCTGATGCAGGATTAATATTAATTGCGGAACTAGATAGAAAAAGAGAAATAACATCACGGCTGGCAGCATGTTTTAAAGATTACCGAGAGCCAAACAAAATTCTGCATCCAGTTAATGGCTTAATTGCACAAAGAATATATGGCTTAATCATGGGCTATGAAGATGTAAATGACCATGAAACTCTACGCCATGATGGGATATTCGCACTGGCAGTAGGAAAAGCAATTAATTTAGAACAAGAACCAATTACTCTGGCTGGAAAAAGTACCTTAAATCGGATCGAGCATTGTCCAGAAGATATCTCTTCAAGAGCAGATAGCCGATATCACCGTATTGAACATGATGCATCAGCCATAGAAACACTCCTAGTTGAGCTATTTTTAGTAGTCGAGTTTTTTGAAACCTTATTTCCTCCATCACCAGATTTAAAGAACGACGCAGCAGTATTTGTTGATAACTCAGTTTGGTATTGCTCTCTTGACTATCAAACTCTAGATAGTTGGAGCCGTCAGCGTCGTGTTGTCGCCAAAGTTGAATATAGCTATAAAGAAGTCGATACTCGCTTTGTAGTTACTTCGCTCCCTGTTAATAAAATCCCGCCAGGGCGACTTTATACTCAAAAGTACTGCCCGCGCGGGAATATGGAAAATTGTTTAAAAGAACAAAAGCTAGGGTTACATAGTGATAGAACAAGTACCCATACGTTTGAAGGGAATCAATTACGTTTGTGGTTTGCGTCTATTGCTTATATTTTGATGAATGCTCTACGAGAACAATGTTTAGCAAACACGGAATTCAAAAATGCAACTGTTGAGATTATACGCACAAAATTATTGAAGCTAGGAGCCGTCATTACTATTAGGAAACGACGAATTTTAATCGCAATTAGTAGTGCCTGCCCTTATAAAGAGATTTTCGCAATGGTTTATAAGAGTTTATCTCAATTACCTTGCCCTGGCTGATAATGACCTAATTTAATTCATAAGTAATAACTGATTTTGATTTTTAATAGCTGGTTTTTAGGGTTATTTTACTTGATTTAAACCCATGACTTGGCATATCAATTTTTATTACTAGAAGTTAGCTTTTTCTTGGACTTTGGACAAAAAGAACTGTTCGCGTAAGTTTTTGGCGAACAAAAAATCTAGGCATCATAAATTACCCCAGCTATTTTTCAAACTGAGTCAAACTGCGTTAAACGCCTAAAGCCTAAGAAAATTTACGCGGCTTTTTGTTTATCAGGTGTTGGTTTTGACTGCTTCTTGACAATAGGATGCTTAGTTCGTTGCGTTTGAGCCTGACCTTGAACTCGACCGATTGAATTTCCTCGGGTTTTGGGAGAACGGGCGGGTGTACCAATCTCGGAAATAATTCTTTGAAAATCGCGTTGTACGGCACTGGGAGTCATGATTGTATCACTTTCAGGTTTTAAATAACGCTCCCAGGGTCTAGGTAAGTGTGTTGCTAAATCTTTTGACGCCCAGAGTTGTGCGTAAGCGAGCATTACTAAGCGTATCCAATTTTCCTCGTGTTTGACATCTGGAGTTTGAAACTCCGTCATCAACAAATGTTGTTTGCAGAAACGGAACATGTGTTCAATATCAAACCTCTGTCTGAAACTTTGGTAAGCAACAGTAGCTGAGATTTGTTGACGTTGGTTGCCGATGACAATTAACCACATGGGTTTCCAAACAGAATTACCAGTATTATCAGTTACATGAACCCTAATAAGGGTGAAGGGATGACGGTACATTTTTTGCTCCTTAGTTCCCCTCATCAACATTTGATGCCAAGCAAGGATAGTAATGTTTAAAAGGCGACCCTTACGAGTTGTCTGCTGTGTTTGTGTTGTCTCGTCCGGAAGATGCCAAGTTTCAGCATCAGCCAAATCAAACCGCTCACCGTATTTTTTTGGACAGCCACGTTTTTTCTTTGACTCCTCAACGGGTGGAGATTGGTAGAAAATTCGATTACTACGGCATCTAGCGACGATTACCAAATTTTGGTGTTTGGACTGCTCAAAGAGAAATGAACGTTGGCTATAAGCACTATCTGCTACTAATACGCACAATTTTTCATGCCAATGAAGTGATGAATCGCACATTAGTGCTTGAATCTGTTCGCTTCCTACTTCAACGCTACTTTTATCAAGGGATACCCTTTCTCCTGATATTGGTATTGACCAAGGTGCAGCATTAGCATTTTTTTTCTCTGGTAAGATAGAAAGTATCGAATAAGAATGACCAATATTAATAGGTTTGTTACCTTTTATTGTATTCGGCTGATAAATATACCCACGTTCAGCTAAAGTTTTAGCGTAAGGACGCGGATGTGGTGTTGTATCAGTTGCGAATAAGTAAAAAGGGCGTTTTTGTGGTTGGTCAATTAACTCAGATATTACCCTAATTAAGTTATCTTTTTCTTCTTCTGCTTCTTCAACTTTATTGCTCGTATCCTGACTAGTTGTATTAAATGATTCAGATATTGCTTTATAAATAGAGTTATAGCTTCTAGGAAACAAAGGATTTAAAGATAACTCAGCAATTGAATTGGCTCCTGTATTACCCGCAAGCGCATCCAACAAATTCATACAGGCATCACTGCACGATTCAAAACAGTTGTAAATTTTTTGTCGAAAATCTTGGAATTGCGTTATTAATTGATTGTAATTAAATTTCGGCATAGCCACCAGTATTTCCCATCACGAAGCTTTGTCGTTGATATTACTATGCGTTGGGAATCTGGTGGCTATCCTTTTTTTCTGCTCGTGCTAAAGCAAGCGTAATTAATCTGACTTTTCCCGTTATCTCCTTGATTGAGCGATCGCTTACTATACCCCTAGCTCAAAGCCCTATTCTCTCGTGATTTATTGTCACTAATCTTAAGTTATTGAGAATATACTATAGTCTGAAACTCCTGCTGCTTCGTTGTTTCATGACTTAACGGGGTCATGACGAAGTACATGTAAAAAGGGACACGTTGTAAAGTTTTGTAAAGAATTCTTCTTACAGCAGTCAGTTACACGAAAACGAACGCTGCCACCTCATCCAATGTCTGCGGTAAAGTATCCAAGTCAATCGAATAGTCACCAAATCGTTTAATATGACTATTCATGTAAGGACTTAAAGCGGTCACATCTTCACGCATGATTAAATAGCCTTCACGCTTCAAATCACGCAGAATATTTGTTAAATCAACCACATTGTGAAAGATTACCGCATTAGCAATCAAATCATTATATTTAATAATTTTCTCTTGTTCTTCTGGAGAATTATAACCAATTATTCCAAATCCTCCAAAGAAAAACCATTTAGAAAAACCATGATAAGCTTCAACTTTATTTGTCGCAGCAGTAATCTGCTGTCTTAACTTAATATCAGAGATATACTCCAATAAGAATACTGTTCTTACTACTCGTCCCAATTCTTGAAAAGCTTGGTAAAGCCGATTTTTATGGCTATAGTTACCTAACTTTCGTAATAAAACTGGCGAAGAAACTTTTCCGGCTTGAATTGATAGCACAACCTGTAAAAGGTCTTGCCAATGAGTTTTTATTAAACCCCAATTGATAGGATCTTTAAAAAGTAAATCTATATGCTTATAAATTGTTTCTTTATCAGGACGAAAGAAATTTAAATCTTTCCAGTTTCTAATGCGAGGCATTAACTTAATACCCAGCAAATAGGCTAATGCAAAAACTGGTGTTGATTGACCTTGAGTGTCGGCATGAATTGTATCTGGCTGGATATCAGAGTTGTTTTTTAACAAGCCTTCAATGATATAAACTGCTTCCCATGTTCCGCAAGAAATAAAGTGGCTAAATAATGCCACATAACTATCAGCAACGTGATGGTAAGCAATGCCACCATAACCTCCATATCGAATATGGTACTCAGACAGCAGGTTATCTTCATAAAGTTCATACTTGGTTCCATCTGCTGCTGCCGTTGAGCCGTCACCCCATAACTTTGGTAAGTTCAAAACATTGTAGCGATTAATTATATCGGTCAATGCTGCATTTAGTTTATCTGCATTCACATGACGACGATTGACAAAGGAAAGCTCTCTGGCAGTTACCACTCCCCGCATATGTCGTGCTGCTTGTGTTGGACCTAAGTTACAACCATAAGCAAAGGTAGTTAGTAAATAACGCTCAATAGCATGTTCTAACTTGGGGTCAGAGCCGCTCATTGGCCCAAAATGTCTTGTAAAATTAGTCCAATAATCAACATTTTTCAGAATATCAATTAAATTGCGTTCTGGAAAACGTTCTTCAACTGCTTCTATCAGTGCCTTGGCTTGGAGACTCAATTCATGACGTGGCGGCTTTTTTAATACTGGTTCTCCTTGGTCATTAATAACAACTTGACGGTTATCAGGATAAGCTTCATCTACTTGAAGTGCTGTATCAGCAAGCATTGACTTTAATTGCTGAACAAAGCTATCGGCAGTTGAAGCCAAACCCAAATTCTGACAATATTGGTCAATCAGAGGTAAACATTCTGACCAAGGAAGTAGTTGCTCTCTGTGGTCAGCATAATCCTCGCTACCATGAACACAGATATCCCCAGACCTTAATTCTGCCGCCAAATAAGAGAAAACACAAACTTCCAAATGACGACGAATAATTTGAGAATGTTCTCCATTTTGAGTCAACACAAGTTTCTGCCATTGGGGTGAAGCAAAATCCAGATTGATACTCTCTTTAATAAATTCGCCACGTCGATGTGAATTTTCAACAAGGAATTTTAATGCGTCTACTACACTTTTTTCACTGCTAGTAGATGAAAACTTCAAAGCACTTAGTAACCGAAAAAAAACACGGCGGTGGCTTTTATAAAAACGCCATATTAATGGAAGATAGTTGTTCCCCTTATAGGCATTGACAGCTTCGCATTCATTCAACAATTGCTGCGCTCCTCCTCCGGGTGCCAAAACCTGATTTACCTGACCTAGAATTTCTGTATTTACTGGTTCATCTACAAAAATTTCCAGAACATTGGTAAAAACTCCCAGTAATCTCTCTATAGCTGATTGTTGTTTTTCTCGGAGTTTATCTAGTTCTTCTTTAGCTTTATGATGAATACTACGCATCCTTTTAAGGAACATTTCAATTAAATTATCCCTGGTTTGTACTTGAGCCGAATAAATTAAGCATAGTAAAATAGTAATTCGCTTGGGAAGCGTAATTGCTTTCATCTCAGAAGCAGTTAAAACCCTAGCCTCAGCAGCAAAATGTTGTATCTTAGTAGCAGTAATTTGGTCTAAGAATGGTTTGACATCCCCTAATGTTTCCAACCAAGTGAAGTGTATAAGTAAATCATTGAGATGATTGCGAGTTGGACGCTTGGGTAGCTGCTTGAGATTATTAAAAGGGGTAAGCCTTTCGGTCGGATAACTATCTAATAAGCTATTTATATACTCGATATATTCTTGCTCAAGTCGGTTAATAACAAAATTAAATATTTTTTGATTAACTAAATGTCGGATACGACGTACTAATCTGTCTAAAGTGTAAAATCCCGGTAATTCGTACCGTTGTTTGATTAGTTCGCCAATAGCGACGTTGATTAAATCAGCAGGATTATCCATGACTTTAGCTGATTCATGTACAGCTAATGCTGCTAAGTGTCTGGCATTTTTATCAAAATCATTTACCTTGAGATATTCGCGGATAGCAACTCGATGCCGATACATTGTTTTGTTGTTTTCATAACCTAAAACAATCTCACTTGGCATTTTTAAGCAGCCACGAATGTGATTGATTATTGAGTTGGGAATCTCAGAAAGTTTTGGAAAATACCCTAATCGCTGAAATGCTTTTAATAAAACTATTAAGTTAAAGATATTGCTTTGTCCCTTGGCAGTGCTATAGGCGAAAGCAATTTCTGATTTTGTAGGAGTGTAAATTTCCGTAAGTTCTTTGGCAGTAAAGTAGCGCTTCAACCTGGGGTAAGCAGTACGTTCTATAGATGTCACTCTGAATGGGTGTGTATGATTTTTAACTTCAAAAAATATATATCACTAATAAGCCGCTCATCTCTTGCTTATGTATGGAAACATTACAAAGAAAGGCATCTTGCTCTTGTAGCTTTATCGGTGCATCCGCATATGTTACGTTATGCCTGCGGGTTTTATTTAGCATCTCATGGTCATGACACCAGAGCTATTCAGGCTTATCTGGGACATAAGAATATTCAACACACTATTCGCTACACAGAACTCACGAGCGATCGCTTCCAGAAATTTTGGCTCGACTGAACCTAGTTTTGGTTCAAAATTTCTACAAATCAATGCTTTCAGCCGGATTTCTTTACAAAACTTTACAACGTGTCCCATTTTACACGTATTTCGTCATGACCCCTTAACGGGAAAAGTCAGGTAATTAATACGCTTTCCTTACAATTTTCGTCCCCAGCCAAATAAGTAATATCACTATAAAATATAGTTTTTTATATTACTTTATCTATTGAAGTTTCTGATTAGTAGGTTCAGCATATTTGATAGAAAAGGCGGAAAAATATAAATAAGATTAATCATTCGTTTTGTTCGCAAACTATACGCGAACCAGTTTTTTTGTCCAAAGTCCAATTTTTCAGGATTTGTTATTTTTGATGTATCATATATATCTTTAATGGGGTCGGTCTTTACTTTGAGTTGCCCACGTTCTGGAGGTATTTTGATGATGTATTAATTAAATCATCTTAAATTTGGCTAATCCAAGCATTTTTTTCTCACTTGTGAGAAATCCGGGTCAAAACCTTCACCCAATAATTAAACGCATCATTAGCTTTAGTCTTTGATATATCAAAGAACAAACCTAAAATATCAAAAGTTGGTTTTTGCCGGAGGTAAATTAGACATAAACAGACCCCTTCTCTCAGAGACATTTTTGGTTTCCGTCCACCGCCAGAAGCAATAATACGAACTTTGTTTTTTTCAATTTCTATTTGTTTCTGTTTATGTCGTTGTTCTGCCAACGCAACTAATGTAATAAACTGTTCATAGTTAATACCAATTAATCGTTTTGCTGACTGGGGATGTGATTCAATTTTTACTAAAGTATTTGTCATCATTGATACATTTATTTCTATCTCACTGTATCATTTTCCCACAGACTTTGTTTTAAGGACATGTCTAGTGCGTTAGCTTACAAGCAAAGGCAGTATCCGTGATCGCAACTTACAGATACTGGATACTAGTAACTTCAACACCTATACTAAGGCTTGAATACTTAAGAAACATGCAAACTTATACCAATTTAATATGAAGCTGCATAGAAAAGGGCTTCTAAAATAAAGTTATAAGAGGAAACAGAAATTACCTGCTCAAATGTAAGTTGATTGAACAATTGCTGTATGCGATCGCGCAAGTTTTGTATAGAAGAAAATAATTCATTTTTGAGCGACTTCTTGAGGAACTGCCAAAGCCTCTCAATCGGGTTCAGTTCGGGAGAATGAGGTGGTTGAAGTAGAGGAATAATATTTTCTGGCCAATTTATTGCACTGCTAATATGAGCAGGAGCTTGGTCAATTTGTAAAATTGCATAATCTTCTGCCAATTGCTGAGATAGCCAGTCTAAAAACTGTTGAAAATAGTCACCATTCAATTTAGGGTATTCTTGCTGGAAATGTTGCCCTGTCAATGGTTCGATTGCACCATAAATCCAAAAATTTTCCCTGTCCCATTTAACAGGTACAGTTGGCTTGACTCCAGATGCTGTAATTACTTTCCCTGTTAGAGTTTTCAATCCAAGCCTGGTTTCATCCTGGCACATATAACGAACACACTTTCCTTGTGCTAAGTGTTTTTCCAAGCTATCTAGGATACCTGAGTTTTTTTTAAACTCAGATACCAACTTTTCATCCTGCTTATGACTTTGAGGACGTGGTACTTTGAGCTTTGCCCCTAATTTATATCGAACTAATGCATAAACTGTTGCATATTCCATCTCAAGTTCATATTCTTGTTTGAGCCAGTCTACGATTGCACCATAGCTACTAAACCCTTTCCCTGTTTTTAACTCCTGCTCTAATCCTGCGATCGCAGCATCATGAATTTTTGGTTTTGCTCCTGGAGCTTTCTTAATTTTCAATAATTCAGATATTCCACCTGACCTATATCTTTGCAACCACCTTGTCACCGTTGAAGTATCTTTCGCCAAGCGTTTCCCAATTTCTTGTTGCTCCAAAACTAGCCCACTTTTAATCCACCACAGCATAATAAGTTTGTAAGGATTCAGGTGAAGGGATATTGACAAATAGGATGGTTGAGGTAAAGTAAGGCAATCATGATGAACAACCTGCCTCAAGAGTTAGACCCTGAACGCTTACGCCAGTTGCCCAAAGAAGAACTGGTGGAGATGATCATTCAACAGGCTCAAGTGAACAGAGAGTTGCTCTCATCAATCCAGGAATTGAAACAAGAAATAGAAAAGCTGCGTGTCATTGGCAACCTAGATAGCAAAACTTCATCAAAACCACCATCAACTGACCTTCTCAAAAAATCAGAAAAGAACAAGCCCGAAACTAAATCATTGGCAGATAGTCCAAAACGCTCTCCAGGAGGACAACCAGGGCATAAAGGGAAAACCCGTAAAGGCTTTGACAGAGTAGACCGTTATGAAATAAGTAAGTCGGCGCAATAAAACCAAACTATGTAAATAAAAGTAAATAAGCCTCAAACTCTTTCTCCCCCTGCTCCCTGCGCCCTGCCCCCTGCCTTATTGCAACAATAATTATTTACACCGACCTACTTACTTCGTCCACAAATATGTTCTTGTGGTCAAGCAGAATTTATCCTCCAACCAGTAAAAGTTGAATTTCAACAAGTAGCGCAGTTGGTGAAACATCCAATAGAAGTAGTGGAGTATCATCGCCATACTTTATTGTGTCAGCATTGTGGGACATTACAAAGTGCCAACTGGTCGCCTGAGATAGTACCAGGGCAGGATTTGGGTGTGAGACTTCAAGCATTTTTAGGATGGATGGGTAATTATGCACATCTGCCTTACGAAAAACAACAAGAAATGTTGTGGGAACTGGGTCAAATTGATATTGGAGTTGGGACTTTAGTAGCTACTAATCAACGAATTACTCAAGTAATTGAACCGAGCGTTATTGAGTTAAATAATTGGGTAAAACAGACACAACCTAACGTTCATGTGGATGAAACACCTTGGTCAGTTAAAGGAGTCAACCCCTTCGGGGAATTCAAAATTCAAAATTATCAATTCAAAATTAAAGACAATCAGTGGGGGCTTGAAACCCGCCACTGATTGTAGACCACTGATTCAAAGAATTCAGTGGGGGCTTGTACCCAGAATTAATTAATTCAAAATTATTCTATTCTTCATTTTGAATTTTGAATTTTGAATTTTGAATTC
It includes:
- a CDS encoding helix-turn-helix domain-containing protein produces the protein MMTNTLVKIESHPQSAKRLIGINYEQFITLVALAEQRHKQKQIEIEKNKVRIIASGGGRKPKMSLREGVCLCLIYLRQKPTFDILGLFFDISKTKANDAFNYWVKVLTRISHK
- a CDS encoding tyrosine-type recombinase/integrase, which translates into the protein MIFNFKKYISLISRSSLAYVWKHYKERHLALVALSVHPHMLRYACGFYLASHGHDTRAIQAYLGHKNIQHTIRYTELTSDRFQKFWLD
- a CDS encoding transposase family protein, translated to MSEIEIIKAFADIKDPRRRAGQRHNLPLCLALFTLAIAAGNKGFLAIGDWISSYREELIDLFKPTKNRLPSYSTVRRTLLHINYEQYSLCLANFLSPITVA
- a CDS encoding transposase, with product MTPNKNDCIPEQFRFGLVKSCPVVVNFNGEPVTSDAGLILIAELDRKREITSRLAACFKDYREPNKILHPVNGLIAQRIYGLIMGYEDVNDHETLRHDGIFALAVGKAINLEQEPITLAGKSTLNRIEHCPEDISSRADSRYHRIEHDASAIETLLVELFLVVEFFETLFPPSPDLKNDAAVFVDNSVWYCSLDYQTLDSWSRQRRVVAKVEYSYKEVDTRFVVTSLPVNKIPPGRLYTQKYCPRGNMENCLKEQKLGLHSDRTSTHTFEGNQLRLWFASIAYILMNALREQCLANTEFKNATVEIIRTKLLKLGAVITIRKRRILIAISSACPYKEIFAMVYKSLSQLPCPG
- a CDS encoding Tn3 family transposase, encoding MTSIERTAYPRLKRYFTAKELTEIYTPTKSEIAFAYSTAKGQSNIFNLIVLLKAFQRLGYFPKLSEIPNSIINHIRGCLKMPSEIVLGYENNKTMYRHRVAIREYLKVNDFDKNARHLAALAVHESAKVMDNPADLINVAIGELIKQRYELPGFYTLDRLVRRIRHLVNQKIFNFVINRLEQEYIEYINSLLDSYPTERLTPFNNLKQLPKRPTRNHLNDLLIHFTWLETLGDVKPFLDQITATKIQHFAAEARVLTASEMKAITLPKRITILLCLIYSAQVQTRDNLIEMFLKRMRSIHHKAKEELDKLREKQQSAIERLLGVFTNVLEIFVDEPVNTEILGQVNQVLAPGGGAQQLLNECEAVNAYKGNNYLPLIWRFYKSHRRVFFRLLSALKFSSTSSEKSVVDALKFLVENSHRRGEFIKESINLDFASPQWQKLVLTQNGEHSQIIRRHLEVCVFSYLAAELRSGDICVHGSEDYADHREQLLPWSECLPLIDQYCQNLGLASTADSFVQQLKSMLADTALQVDEAYPDNRQVVINDQGEPVLKKPPRHELSLQAKALIEAVEERFPERNLIDILKNVDYWTNFTRHFGPMSGSDPKLEHAIERYLLTTFAYGCNLGPTQAARHMRGVVTARELSFVNRRHVNADKLNAALTDIINRYNVLNLPKLWGDGSTAAADGTKYELYEDNLLSEYHIRYGGYGGIAYHHVADSYVALFSHFISCGTWEAVYIIEGLLKNNSDIQPDTIHADTQGQSTPVFALAYLLGIKLMPRIRNWKDLNFFRPDKETIYKHIDLLFKDPINWGLIKTHWQDLLQVVLSIQAGKVSSPVLLRKLGNYSHKNRLYQAFQELGRVVRTVFLLEYISDIKLRQQITAATNKVEAYHGFSKWFFFGGFGIIGYNSPEEQEKIIKYNDLIANAVIFHNVVDLTNILRDLKREGYLIMREDVTALSPYMNSHIKRFGDYSIDLDTLPQTLDEVAAFVFV
- a CDS encoding NF041680 family putative transposase, which produces MPKFNYNQLITQFQDFRQKIYNCFESCSDACMNLLDALAGNTGANSIAELSLNPLFPRSYNSIYKAISESFNTTSQDTSNKVEEAEEEKDNLIRVISELIDQPQKRPFYLFATDTTPHPRPYAKTLAERGYIYQPNTIKGNKPINIGHSYSILSILPEKKNANAAPWSIPISGERVSLDKSSVEVGSEQIQALMCDSSLHWHEKLCVLVADSAYSQRSFLFEQSKHQNLVIVARCRSNRIFYQSPPVEESKKKRGCPKKYGERFDLADAETWHLPDETTQTQQTTRKGRLLNITILAWHQMLMRGTKEQKMYRHPFTLIRVHVTDNTGNSVWKPMWLIVIGNQRQQISATVAYQSFRQRFDIEHMFRFCKQHLLMTEFQTPDVKHEENWIRLVMLAYAQLWASKDLATHLPRPWERYLKPESDTIMTPSAVQRDFQRIISEIGTPARSPKTRGNSIGRVQGQAQTQRTKHPIVKKQSKPTPDKQKAA